The Porphyrobacter sp. HT-58-2 genome has a window encoding:
- a CDS encoding complex I NDUFA9 subunit family protein, with the protein MPSSPKSSPLSGQLVTIFGGTGYIGNYVAQALLQRGARLRLASRSPYKANDLKPLANLGQLQLMPCDITREDHVAAALDGAHYVVNLVGAFDGNLEKLMGEAPGTIAQAAAAGGVKALVHMSAIGADPASPTAYARSKALGETRVLEAFPKATILRPSIVFGKDDNFLNLFGGMIEMLPVLPVFGPDAKLQLVYADDVAEAVAVALEAPQAHGGHTYELGGPEQLTMMDIHERIAAAQGRKRRFLAVPDGLSATFAALPGTPMSRDQWALLKAGNTVADGALGLPDMGIEAKPLGLFLDKWMLRYRKHGRFGAANERAKARKA; encoded by the coding sequence ATGCCCTCCTCCCCAAAGTCCTCCCCGCTGTCCGGCCAGCTCGTCACGATCTTCGGCGGCACCGGCTATATCGGCAATTATGTCGCCCAGGCCCTGCTCCAGCGCGGGGCGCGGCTGCGGCTGGCGAGCCGCTCGCCGTACAAGGCGAACGACCTGAAGCCGCTTGCCAATCTCGGCCAGCTCCAGCTGATGCCCTGCGACATCACCCGCGAGGATCACGTCGCCGCCGCGCTCGACGGCGCACACTATGTCGTCAACCTCGTCGGAGCTTTCGACGGCAATCTCGAAAAGCTGATGGGCGAGGCCCCCGGCACCATCGCGCAGGCCGCCGCAGCGGGCGGGGTCAAGGCGCTGGTCCACATGAGCGCGATCGGCGCCGATCCGGCATCGCCCACGGCCTATGCCCGCAGCAAGGCGCTGGGCGAAACGCGCGTGCTGGAGGCCTTTCCCAAGGCGACGATCCTTCGCCCCTCGATCGTGTTCGGCAAGGATGACAATTTCCTCAACCTGTTCGGCGGCATGATCGAGATGCTGCCGGTGTTGCCGGTGTTCGGCCCGGATGCAAAGCTGCAACTGGTCTATGCCGATGACGTCGCCGAGGCGGTCGCGGTCGCGCTCGAAGCGCCGCAGGCGCATGGCGGACACACCTATGAACTGGGCGGCCCGGAACAGCTCACCATGATGGACATTCACGAACGCATCGCCGCCGCGCAAGGCCGCAAGCGCCGCTTCCTTGCGGTGCCGGACGGGCTTTCGGCGACGTTTGCCGCGCTCCCCGGCACACCGATGAGCCGCGATCAGTGGGCGCTGCTCAAGGCTGGCAACACCGTGGCCGATGGCGCGCTGGGTCTTCCCGACATGGGGATCGAGGCCAAACCGCTGGGCCTGTTCCTCGACAAGTGGATGCTGCGTTATCGCAAGCACGGCCGCTTCGGCGCAGCCAACGAAAGGGCCAAGGCGCGCAAGGCATAA
- a CDS encoding GIY-YIG nuclease family protein yields MGGWVYIMTNKRGGVLYIGVTADLPARIMQHKHGKGSAFCRRYGLDRLVYAEPHAEITDAIAREKAMKAWRRAWKIEQIEKSNPEWDDLFEQIH; encoded by the coding sequence ATGGGCGGCTGGGTCTACATCATGACCAACAAGCGCGGGGGCGTGCTGTATATCGGCGTCACCGCCGACTTGCCCGCGCGGATCATGCAACACAAGCATGGCAAGGGTTCCGCCTTCTGTCGCCGTTATGGCCTCGACCGACTGGTCTATGCGGAGCCTCACGCGGAGATCACCGACGCCATCGCCAGAGAAAAGGCGATGAAGGCATGGAGACGGGCATGGAAAATCGAGCAGATTGAAAAGAGCAACCCCGAGTGGGATGACCTTTTCGAGCAGATTCACTGA
- a CDS encoding MobA/MobL family protein produces MVEKPHSRCRKVEPGSREQKALCAPPRGDTYWAVRADRQIRAEAWAEAQHVKSVKRIEREFAEAERERANWRRRFRVVRQRNWGDETRQQQQRNVMWHVSSRPVRHDRLSRLPVYLVPITDKDGRQFVFLRVRYYSAKKTRQGHVRERACYIIDGAHILPNGERCVASNLGVTDGEIIEGFDVLELTNRTAAANAKTAFHGIMQHCHLLTPEQQFEAVKAYAENTFGRQGLPYLVVLHPPSEDGDQRNWHVHILFSFRPMERVAEGDWEIGRHLRTDLDCPEQFARMRHLWSEQLNHACEQAGVPARFTHLSYAASGLPYQSQTHNGPGLTAKIRRGEYVSRNLENHRIAIGNSAKRAIAEAKAELLNAASQARQQVERSMRIALAAHAIRAKRLAPIDDWSILRSPLPDLAAIRPISRPANDNERSFPLPENLPAMRERSAPVSPWRTQLSVPDRALPAWPNLSIRGSAASRLRPDFKSPLPHRLPSFPPQQGIARAAWKSLTALPQRLPPASIRKAEKVSWKLTPALSSLPDFPASRGSGSPKTTMVWRISAALPPLRPIVRSQAMAWKLDGTRIALPEHKNLRQGSIRFDRAGWARTLPSTLPSRLETTPKLDLAELAGRVSQTVIFRMSDTIGRIAPKLTPLPDEPKPIVAAVSEPPVPAIVSTEPLNLAEEERRARAFLDRNRDKPIHVEKKPDGFIYPGRIYWHGNRLTEAGLRNPIAQRQLQARFERQEGHVDYIVTKLVGQKLKDTRRETLVGALPRDNREYYSAMLRSQPLYRQVVEAYHDGGKQRCLQAAMAWQNAQNDGEDRRLRLAAKAKLLSKAFSLQLPLTQTLAHELEQDADKYIRRSVAAAAAAAGSSDTGGSPSPIAPQLSDAETTPTPHREQRSVEPEYPAETGEPDEELVTEIAKTPGLMMKRKGGKLFPEMAPADEREARSGDFEHPHIQAALEQERRRQRQFVREMWGVLTKFVTKSDVDRGSAAVIAALPDDQRQKASPWATTPIWDLMLRQLEKSGRRRSEAAVRRWEEAVRERDGGRLAIAAQADARLRRWPIPISPDTAAAIKQDVARRSAQIAAQQRMFGR; encoded by the coding sequence ATGGTAGAGAAGCCTCATTCGCGATGCCGGAAGGTCGAGCCAGGCTCCAGGGAGCAGAAGGCTCTCTGCGCTCCGCCGCGCGGCGATACCTATTGGGCAGTGCGCGCGGATAGGCAAATCCGGGCAGAAGCATGGGCAGAGGCGCAGCACGTCAAATCGGTGAAACGGATCGAGCGCGAGTTCGCCGAAGCCGAACGCGAACGTGCAAATTGGCGGCGGCGGTTTCGTGTCGTCCGGCAGCGGAACTGGGGTGACGAAACCCGGCAGCAGCAGCAACGCAATGTGATGTGGCACGTCTCCTCACGGCCAGTTCGTCATGATCGGCTTTCTCGGTTACCTGTCTACCTCGTGCCGATCACCGATAAGGATGGACGGCAGTTCGTCTTCCTGCGCGTCCGATATTACTCAGCGAAGAAGACGCGGCAGGGCCATGTCCGCGAGCGCGCCTGCTACATCATCGATGGCGCCCACATCTTGCCCAATGGCGAGAGGTGCGTTGCCAGCAACCTTGGCGTGACCGACGGTGAGATCATCGAGGGGTTTGACGTCCTCGAACTGACCAACCGGACGGCGGCTGCAAACGCGAAAACGGCGTTTCATGGCATTATGCAGCATTGCCACCTGCTCACGCCAGAGCAGCAGTTTGAAGCCGTGAAGGCCTACGCCGAGAATACGTTCGGGCGGCAGGGCCTGCCCTATCTCGTGGTGCTGCATCCCCCGTCAGAGGATGGCGACCAGCGTAACTGGCACGTCCACATCCTGTTCTCGTTTCGCCCGATGGAGCGCGTTGCCGAGGGCGATTGGGAAATCGGCAGACATCTGCGCACCGATCTGGATTGTCCCGAGCAGTTCGCCAGAATGCGGCACCTGTGGAGCGAGCAGCTCAATCACGCTTGCGAACAGGCCGGGGTTCCCGCCCGGTTTACCCATCTCAGCTACGCGGCTTCTGGCCTTCCCTATCAGTCGCAGACCCACAACGGGCCGGGGCTTACAGCCAAGATACGGCGCGGCGAATATGTCTCCCGAAATCTCGAGAACCACCGGATCGCCATCGGCAACAGTGCGAAGCGGGCGATCGCAGAGGCCAAAGCCGAACTGCTGAACGCGGCATCGCAGGCGCGGCAACAAGTCGAGCGATCAATGCGCATTGCGTTGGCGGCACATGCAATCAGGGCCAAGCGCCTCGCACCAATCGATGATTGGTCCATTCTACGCAGCCCTCTTCCCGACCTTGCAGCGATACGGCCGATCAGTCGCCCGGCCAACGACAACGAGCGTTCATTTCCTTTGCCCGAAAACCTACCCGCCATGCGGGAACGGTCAGCACCGGTAAGCCCATGGCGCACGCAGTTGTCAGTCCCAGACCGGGCGCTGCCAGCCTGGCCCAATCTCTCCATTCGCGGCAGTGCTGCAAGTCGTTTGCGGCCAGACTTCAAAAGCCCGCTTCCACACAGGTTGCCGTCTTTCCCTCCACAGCAGGGCATTGCACGGGCTGCGTGGAAATCGCTGACTGCGCTGCCTCAGAGGCTGCCACCTGCCAGCATTCGCAAGGCCGAGAAGGTCTCGTGGAAACTGACCCCCGCTCTTTCGTCCCTTCCAGATTTCCCCGCGTCGCGCGGCTCCGGCTCGCCGAAGACAACCATGGTGTGGCGGATTTCGGCAGCGCTGCCACCTTTACGGCCGATTGTTCGGTCACAGGCAATGGCGTGGAAGCTCGACGGCACCCGGATTGCTTTGCCCGAGCACAAGAATCTCCGGCAAGGCTCTATCCGCTTTGATCGAGCGGGCTGGGCGAGAACCTTGCCATCGACACTGCCAAGCAGGCTTGAAACAACGCCGAAACTCGACCTCGCGGAACTCGCCGGACGGGTGTCGCAAACGGTCATTTTCCGGATGTCCGACACCATTGGCCGGATTGCTCCGAAGCTTACTCCCCTGCCAGACGAGCCAAAACCGATCGTTGCCGCCGTTTCCGAACCGCCGGTTCCAGCTATCGTCTCCACTGAGCCGCTCAACCTCGCCGAAGAGGAAAGGCGGGCGCGCGCTTTCCTTGATCGCAACCGCGACAAACCTATCCATGTCGAAAAGAAACCTGACGGGTTCATCTACCCCGGCAGAATCTATTGGCACGGTAATCGCCTCACCGAAGCAGGGTTGCGAAATCCAATTGCACAGCGCCAGCTTCAAGCGCGCTTCGAGCGGCAAGAGGGTCATGTCGATTACATCGTGACCAAGCTGGTGGGGCAAAAGTTGAAGGACACCAGACGCGAAACACTCGTGGGTGCGCTGCCACGGGATAACCGCGAATACTACTCAGCCATGCTCCGATCTCAGCCATTGTATCGCCAGGTGGTTGAAGCTTATCACGATGGCGGAAAGCAGCGGTGTTTGCAGGCCGCGATGGCTTGGCAAAACGCGCAAAATGATGGTGAAGATCGGAGGCTGCGGCTCGCGGCCAAAGCGAAGCTGCTGAGTAAGGCGTTCAGCCTTCAGCTCCCGTTGACGCAAACCCTTGCCCATGAACTCGAGCAGGACGCCGACAAGTATATTCGGAGGTCGGTGGCTGCCGCGGCGGCGGCCGCAGGCTCAAGCGATACTGGCGGCTCGCCGTCCCCGATTGCGCCACAGCTGAGTGATGCAGAAACCACGCCCACTCCCCACCGCGAACAGCGTTCGGTTGAACCGGAGTATCCTGCAGAGACCGGCGAGCCAGATGAAGAGCTCGTCACGGAAATCGCAAAGACGCCCGGACTGATGATGAAGCGCAAGGGTGGAAAGCTTTTTCCTGAGATGGCGCCGGCTGACGAACGAGAGGCTCGCAGCGGCGATTTTGAGCATCCACACATCCAGGCAGCCCTAGAACAGGAGCGTCGGCGGCAACGGCAATTCGTGCGCGAGATGTGGGGCGTGCTCACCAAATTCGTCACGAAGTCAGACGTGGATCGTGGATCGGCGGCAGTTATCGCGGCACTCCCGGACGATCAGCGGCAAAAGGCTTCACCATGGGCAACAACCCCGATCTGGGACCTCATGCTTCGCCAGTTGGAAAAGAGCGGCAGACGCCGTTCCGAAGCTGCTGTCCGGCGCTGGGAAGAAGCCGTTCGAGAGCGAGATGGCGGTCGGCTAGCAATCGCCGCTCAGGCCGACGCACGTTTGAGGCGGTGGCCCATCCCGATCAGTCCAGACACCGCGGCAGCGATCAAGCAAGATGTGGCACGCCGTTCGGCGCAGATTGCAGCGCAGCAGAGAATGTTCGGTCGATAG
- a CDS encoding beta-lactamase hydrolase domain-containing protein has translation MKEGDPVDIRNWQRRADGITTSGKLDAHDPARLAAIGVRHVINLALDSHPEALANEAALMEAAGIAYSHIPVPFDSPEISHVAALAEALAAHPEPVHVHCIMNWRVTAFFYLLDRAAGVPEREARVRMAAIWDPLASNDPRAAPWRRLLKEQG, from the coding sequence ATGAAGGAAGGTGATCCCGTCGATATCCGCAATTGGCAGCGGCGAGCGGACGGGATCACCACTTCGGGCAAGCTCGATGCGCACGACCCGGCGCGCCTTGCGGCCATCGGCGTGCGCCATGTCATCAACCTCGCGCTGGATAGTCATCCCGAGGCATTAGCGAACGAGGCTGCCCTGATGGAGGCTGCGGGGATCGCCTACAGCCATATCCCCGTCCCCTTCGATTCACCCGAGATCAGCCACGTCGCCGCACTGGCAGAGGCGCTGGCGGCCCATCCGGAACCCGTCCACGTCCACTGCATCATGAACTGGCGCGTCACCGCCTTTTTCTACCTGCTTGACCGCGCGGCGGGCGTGCCGGAACGGGAGGCTCGGGTGCGCATGGCCGCAATCTGGGACCCGCTCGCCAGTAACGACCCTCGCGCCGCGCCGTGGCGGAGGTTGCTGAAGGAACAGGGTTAA
- a CDS encoding dienelactone hydrolase family protein yields MCDESKLADWARQAVSRRQFGALTGAAALAACATSEGEGAAQSPAADLAERGVTFATDDGTLDGFFVHPSSGQHPAVILWPDIAGVREAKRNIARKLAGAGFAVLVVNPYYRDVAGEQFADFAAFIADGGFQKVGPWRGKLNAEAIMRDAAAIVAWLDGQEGVDTARGIGTQGYCMGGPFTIWSAASVPSRIKAAASFHGGGLVRKDNPMSPHALLGKVDADLLIAVAQDDDAKAPDDKTTFAAASQAADVDAIVTVYPGDHGWMVSDSPAYDATAAARGEADLKALYANALG; encoded by the coding sequence ATGTGCGATGAAAGCAAACTCGCCGACTGGGCCAGACAGGCCGTAAGCCGCCGCCAGTTCGGGGCGCTGACAGGAGCCGCGGCGCTGGCCGCCTGCGCCACCAGCGAAGGCGAAGGCGCGGCACAGTCGCCCGCCGCCGACCTCGCGGAACGCGGCGTCACCTTTGCCACCGACGACGGCACGCTCGACGGGTTCTTCGTCCATCCGTCCAGCGGCCAGCATCCCGCCGTCATTCTCTGGCCCGATATTGCCGGGGTGCGCGAGGCCAAGCGCAATATCGCGCGCAAGCTGGCGGGGGCGGGCTTTGCCGTGCTCGTGGTGAACCCTTATTACCGCGATGTGGCGGGCGAACAGTTCGCCGATTTCGCCGCCTTCATCGCGGACGGCGGCTTCCAGAAGGTCGGCCCGTGGCGCGGCAAGCTGAACGCAGAAGCAATCATGCGCGATGCCGCCGCAATCGTCGCATGGCTCGACGGGCAAGAGGGCGTTGATACCGCGCGCGGCATCGGCACGCAGGGCTATTGCATGGGCGGGCCATTCACGATCTGGAGCGCCGCCTCTGTCCCGTCTCGCATCAAGGCCGCGGCCAGTTTCCATGGTGGCGGTCTGGTGCGCAAGGACAACCCGATGAGCCCGCACGCGCTGCTTGGCAAGGTCGATGCCGATCTTTTGATTGCCGTCGCGCAGGACGATGACGCCAAGGCGCCGGATGACAAGACCACCTTCGCTGCCGCCTCACAGGCCGCCGATGTCGATGCGATTGTCACGGTCTACCCCGGCGATCACGGCTGGATGGTGTCCGACAGCCCCGCCTATGATGCCACCGCCGCCGCACGGGGCGAGGCCGACCTCAAGGCACTCTACGCCAACGCGCTGGGATAG
- a CDS encoding PQQ-dependent dehydrogenase, methanol/ethanol family, translated as MNLVRWACGAALLLSAGTLANCSQIFEGESEGGITNAMLVGADSDTANWIGHGRTYSEQRFSPLDGINRENVGNLGLAWAADINGSRGQEATPLVIDGKLYLTTEWSIVKAFDAVTGKELWTHDPKVPKETGVKACCDVVNRGLAAWGDRLFFGTLDGRLVALDRETGRVEWETVTVDQTKSYTITGAPRVIDGKVIIGNGGAEFGVRGFVAAYDADSGKQLWKFYTVPEGGQGDDAPAYLQKAAETWNMDVLGASDAIGGGGTVWDSMAYDPDLDLLYIGVGNGSPWNRAYRSPGKDGTGEGDNLYLSSIVAIRPKTGEYVWHYQTTPGETWDYTATQHIILADMEIDGRSRKVLMQAPKNGFFYVIDRETGKFISAKPYVTVNWASGIDPVTGRPIENPAMRIDKTGKPAMVTPGALGGHNWHPMAYHPGENLVYIPAFEAGMLYAPQANWKPDRARGFNVGFDFAGELPSDGGFRQQAAGALRGMLVAWDPVAQKPRWTVEHPGPWNGGVLATGGGLVFQGTVGSEFNAYDAATGKKLWSFDAQTGIVAPPVTYTVDGEQYVAVLAGWGGAYALSVDGDLIKRKAPVRSIPRLLVFKLGGTAKLGPRPDFADEPLDPPPSTATPQQIALGQAKYGRYCAVCHGPGAVGSTVLPDLRRRASLASADAWRSIVSEGTGNGMAGFATSLSKDEIEAIRAYVIDRANADKAIESPRTASRR; from the coding sequence ATGAACCTTGTGCGGTGGGCATGCGGTGCGGCGTTGCTTTTGTCGGCCGGGACGCTGGCGAATTGCAGCCAGATCTTCGAGGGCGAGAGCGAGGGCGGAATCACCAACGCGATGCTGGTGGGGGCGGACAGCGATACCGCCAACTGGATCGGCCACGGCCGTACCTATTCCGAACAGCGCTTCTCGCCGCTCGATGGGATCAACCGTGAGAACGTGGGCAATCTGGGCCTGGCCTGGGCTGCGGACATCAACGGCAGCCGCGGCCAGGAGGCAACGCCGCTGGTGATCGACGGCAAGCTCTATCTCACCACCGAATGGAGCATCGTGAAGGCCTTTGATGCGGTCACCGGCAAGGAGCTGTGGACCCATGATCCCAAGGTTCCCAAGGAGACCGGTGTCAAGGCGTGCTGCGATGTGGTGAACCGCGGGCTGGCGGCATGGGGTGACCGGCTGTTCTTCGGCACGCTGGACGGACGGCTGGTGGCGCTCGACCGCGAGACGGGCCGGGTCGAATGGGAGACGGTGACGGTCGACCAGACCAAGAGCTACACCATAACCGGCGCGCCGCGCGTGATCGACGGCAAGGTGATCATCGGCAACGGCGGGGCGGAATTCGGCGTGCGCGGCTTTGTCGCTGCCTATGACGCGGACAGCGGCAAGCAGCTGTGGAAGTTCTACACCGTGCCGGAAGGCGGGCAGGGCGACGATGCGCCCGCCTATCTCCAGAAGGCAGCCGAAACATGGAACATGGACGTGCTGGGCGCATCGGACGCGATCGGCGGCGGCGGGACGGTCTGGGATTCAATGGCCTACGACCCGGATCTCGATCTGCTCTACATCGGGGTCGGCAATGGCTCCCCGTGGAACCGCGCCTATCGCAGCCCCGGCAAGGACGGGACGGGGGAAGGGGACAACCTTTACCTCTCCAGCATCGTCGCGATCCGGCCCAAGACCGGGGAATATGTCTGGCACTACCAGACCACCCCGGGCGAAACGTGGGACTATACCGCGACCCAGCACATCATCCTTGCCGACATGGAAATCGACGGTCGCTCACGCAAGGTGCTGATGCAGGCGCCCAAGAACGGCTTTTTCTATGTGATCGACCGCGAGACGGGGAAGTTCATCAGCGCCAAGCCCTATGTGACGGTCAACTGGGCGAGCGGCATCGACCCTGTCACCGGGCGTCCGATCGAGAATCCTGCCATGCGCATCGACAAGACCGGCAAGCCCGCAATGGTCACGCCGGGCGCGCTGGGCGGGCATAACTGGCACCCGATGGCCTATCACCCCGGTGAAAATCTGGTCTATATCCCGGCTTTCGAGGCGGGGATGCTCTACGCTCCGCAAGCCAACTGGAAGCCCGACCGTGCGCGCGGGTTTAATGTCGGGTTCGACTTTGCCGGCGAACTCCCCTCCGATGGCGGGTTCCGTCAGCAAGCCGCTGGCGCTTTGCGCGGGATGCTGGTGGCATGGGACCCGGTGGCCCAGAAGCCGCGCTGGACGGTTGAACATCCCGGCCCATGGAATGGCGGTGTGCTGGCGACCGGCGGGGGCCTCGTGTTCCAGGGCACCGTCGGCAGCGAGTTCAACGCCTATGATGCGGCGACCGGCAAGAAGCTGTGGAGCTTCGATGCGCAGACCGGCATCGTCGCCCCGCCTGTGACCTACACGGTCGATGGCGAGCAATATGTCGCGGTGCTGGCGGGCTGGGGCGGCGCCTATGCGCTGTCGGTCGATGGCGATCTGATCAAGCGCAAGGCACCGGTGCGCAGCATTCCGCGCCTGCTGGTGTTCAAGCTCGGCGGGACAGCAAAGCTCGGGCCGCGACCCGATTTCGCCGATGAACCGCTCGATCCGCCGCCCAGCACCGCCACCCCGCAGCAGATCGCGCTGGGGCAGGCCAAGTATGGCCGTTACTGCGCGGTCTGCCATGGGCCGGGTGCAGTGGGTTCGACCGTGCTGCCTGACCTGCGCCGTCGCGCTTCGTTGGCCAGCGCGGATGCCTGGCGCAGCATCGTCAGCGAAGGCACCGGCAACGGCATGGCAGGCTTTGCCACCTCGCTCAGCAAGGACGAGATCGAAGCGATCCGCGCCTATGTCATCGACCGGGCCAATGCCGACAAGGCGATCGAATCCCCGCGGACGGCATCAAGGCGATAG
- the purU gene encoding formyltetrahydrofolate deformylase encodes MTQPLILTLACPDRPGITARVTGFLFERGCNILDAQQFNDRAGNGGGDRFFMRVVFDPDGSTAEGLRADFAALAGEYSMEWKMASEDRPRRTIIMVSKFDHCLVDLLYRCRTGELPIDIVAIVSNHPREAAIRVDIGDIAFHHIPVTPDTKPAAEAQFRALADETGAELVVLARYMQVFSDEQSAHFAGRAINIHHSFLPGFKGARPYHQAHARGVKIIGATAHFVTADLDEGPIIHQDVERITHADSPEDLVRKGRDIERRVLADAVRLFAQERVLMNGNRTVVFRG; translated from the coding sequence ATGACCCAACCCCTCATCCTCACGCTCGCCTGCCCTGACCGGCCCGGCATCACCGCGCGGGTGACCGGCTTCCTGTTCGAGCGCGGATGCAACATCCTCGATGCGCAGCAGTTCAACGACCGGGCGGGCAACGGCGGCGGCGACCGCTTTTTCATGCGGGTGGTGTTTGACCCCGACGGCTCGACCGCAGAGGGCCTGCGCGCCGATTTCGCCGCGCTGGCGGGCGAATATTCGATGGAGTGGAAGATGGCGAGCGAGGATCGCCCGCGCCGCACCATCATCATGGTCAGCAAGTTCGATCACTGTCTGGTCGATCTGCTCTATCGCTGCCGCACAGGCGAATTGCCTATCGACATTGTCGCGATCGTCTCCAACCACCCGCGCGAGGCCGCGATCCGGGTGGATATCGGCGACATTGCCTTCCACCACATCCCCGTCACGCCCGACACCAAGCCCGCCGCCGAAGCGCAGTTCCGCGCCCTGGCCGATGAGACCGGCGCCGAGCTGGTGGTGCTGGCGCGCTACATGCAGGTCTTCTCGGACGAGCAATCGGCCCATTTCGCCGGACGCGCCATCAACATCCACCACTCCTTCCTGCCTGGCTTCAAGGGCGCGCGGCCGTACCATCAGGCCCACGCGCGCGGGGTGAAGATCATCGGCGCGACGGCACACTTCGTCACCGCCGATCTCGATGAAGGCCCGATCATCCATCAGGATGTCGAGCGCATCACCCATGCCGATTCCCCTGAGGATCTCGTGCGCAAGGGACGCGATATCGAACGCCGCGTGCTGGCCGATGCGGTGCGGCTGTTCGCACAGGAGCGCGTGCTGATGAACGGGAACCGGACGGTGGTGTTCAGGGGCTAG